The genomic region TCATTCACATTCAATGAGTACAACCTTCACAAAGTCCTAACCACATCCTGAACAATATATGAATGTAATATACGACATGTACTTGAAAGTACATTGActtataaaagtatgtaaatcTTGTGTCCAATTCACTCAGCCTTGGTTTTGGATTCCACTATTGTTTACTGCCAAATTACGTGGGTTATACATCTTTGTATGTAAATTGATACACAAATATAGAATAAGATTATAGTAAGTATATGTTATGAACTGTCAATGTGATGATTGAAAGCAgtattgtaattgtttttatgaaaCGAATTGAGGCAGAGACTTTTTGTAGTACCATATAAGCATTGTTTCAAAACtttagatttttctttattcaCGGTCagtaaatacctacatacatgcataaagaTTGAAAGTCTAACGACCAGTCtaaccgaagggtatcgtgttataacccaggtaactaggttgtggaggtcagataggcagtcgttctataaaatactgatattctgctgcatctggtgagactgacAGCTGACTCCAACTTAGTtttgaagaaaggctagacttgatacatacatacatgcttaCATTCACGCCTTCTTCGTATTAAGGTAGGCactaggcagagaccagagaacgccacttggtacgatccttacaaacttcctttgcttcattcacgtTCACATTCAAGTCCTGTTGGACAATGCCtaacctttttgcaagacatcaccgatatcaTTTGTGTATGTCTTTCCttctttatttacattaaaacagAAGATTCGTTAGAGATCAGGATATCGTATCGTCATCAAAAAATTATGGATACAAGGATAATTGTACTTTTGCGTGTTGAATTCTGTTCGCACTACTCAGATGATTTCCCCACTATTAATGCTGATTAATGGATTCACctgatttttattgcttttccTCTAAGATATTTCCGCTGCACACTGAGTTCGGTCATTTTTAAAGGCCAATTGCTATAGCTATGCTAGTAGTTAGTTATTAGTTATACCTAACACAGAGCCCGAAGtggttataaaaatacaagttttctTAATCTTATTAGTTTGTAAGGTTATCTTTATGTAACGCAGACGTTTCGGGCTAGTTGCATTCGCCTTGGTCACGAGATGACTGATAACCGACCTTAAACACTAATGCAATAACAAGATCCTATTCTTGGTTTGTACAAGTTATGGGACTTCTTTACAATTTGTTTTCTACCGAATCATCTATTCTCACActagaaatatttaaacagatttttcaaTCGTGGACAAAAGAAACCTACGAAACATTTTTACCGGTTTGAGCTAGGAATTGAACTACGCGATAAGAACAAGGCGATTATTTCCCAAAATGTCACATATCGTATCAAGTGccattttttttcaagttttgtttgtgtttatggTCACCCTACATAATCATGTGTGTCGTATACCCGTGTCTGTCATTCACAGTTCCCGTTGCATATGGCACCCTCGCTATTCAATCGACGTTCATTAACGATCACCATAGAAAAATTACGCCCAAATTATTATGCGGTGTTAAGTGGTGTCACAATATAAAACCACCAGTTTCAATGGGGGATTCCTTTTTTTCATTTCTCCCTTTCGGTTTCTGCGCTGGAAATAATTTGAATACGTGTCGCCAGGAACTGTatgttgataattttattttcgtgtctggttgtactttatgtccagAGAAATGATGTCTGGATATCTCAAATGAGAATTCATGAATATCTTTTATCATGTCATAAGTCTTTAATCCTTAATTTACGATACCTTATGTATGGTTTTAGTGCAGTTAAGtgacttatttaattattgtatcaaacttattaaatattaaataaaattccgTATTCTGTACTTTTGTTGTCTCAAAAGTCATTCTAGCCGTAGTTAACTGTCTAGTTTTTACCAAATGACTGAATGATTCACAGCAAAGCGGTATAATGTATTCGATTTCATGCAAGTAAATTCGCGACGGTCTACTAACACTGTATGAATCAATAGTTTTGCATATTCCATGCGAAAATTCTGTTTTCGTAGCGACGTGATTATTTCTATTTCCGTGTAAAGAGGGTTATAAATGGAATATATCGACCGGTAGGGTTAACCAACTTTGTTGGATGGAATCAAACCTTTGGTGGGTTAATCCTTTTTATGTAAAGAGACCTGCCACATATGTAAGTTTATATGTTTACGAGCTTGGGCTATATGAGTTGTAGAATGTAAACACGCCttgaactcatataaaattaatttaaactgaaaAGTCTTGATTGAAAAATGTTCGGTTTTGAAATATTCGTAAACAAAAACTTATCGTTTACTGATGatgtgaaacaataaaaaacaaagaatagAATTACAGTAAAAACATTACAAGTGAATTTAATTTAGCACCACTAATTTCCATTTCAATCAGTGCAGTAGCGAAACCACTAAATACAGTCCCTGCGGATTTAACCCGGCACGCAAACACACTCCGTACCTACCTATATTGGTGTATAGGGAGATGGTCACCGCAAATACACTATTACGCAACCTTATGTAAAATAAGGTACCATGTcttaatacttttttacttGGGAATTGCTAAATGCTGTTTTAGTGGAGTATTCCCCTTTCAGCACCTACGGTTTACCTTCGGAAATAAGCAGGCTTAAGAgtcgaaaatcaaattcgaATGGTTCGAACAAATGTGAAATCGTAGTTTTAAACTTCAAACTTGGACATAATTAAACCCTGGTTTAAAGTGCAActaatgttgttgttgtttgatgtagattattttaattttaagctaGTGATCACGCGCTAGTTTGAAACTCAAAACTACGACTTGACATTTATTTGAATGGatcgaatttgattttcgacTTGATGCTGTCGGGAGGAAACCTGAAGGTGCTGAAAGAGTAATTTTCGTTTCGGTAACAGCACTTCGCCCTTTTCACAGTTTCATTTCCGAATTCGTTAATAGACCTAATATTCGCCCTTTCCGAAAGATCCACACGGTCCCTTTCATATTACAAGGAGGATGGCCCATTAACAGGCCGTCCATTCCCCTTCATCGAATATTGGAAATTAATTCCACTAATTGGAAAACTGGCGGTGCTTCCATTAGCATTTTGTATATTCGCACACACATCGCTCGGTCACGTTCGCACTTATTGATTGGTGGTCACACAGCTGGGATGTTTATCTTCTTGATAGGACTGCGTTGTTGTGTCTACTAAACCTTATTTCGCGTGAAATTGGGAGGACAACGTAGAACAGAATTTCGGGGAAAGGGTGCCTTAGATTCGTATTGGAGATACGAAGAGGGCTTGTTGTTCTGTAACGGCTATAATGATATTGCAAGGCGTTTCTTAGAATGTACTGATACGAAATCTGTATTGTATTCAATGCAAAGAATGTACAAAGTAATTAAATGAGTATTTGTAGAACAGCAGTTCGGTGACCAACTCAAGTATCTGCTAGAAGTACTACCAGCTATAAAGTCTTTAAATAACCTAAATGATAATTTGTTATTAGAGTCACTTGTCAACACATTGAAAATTCTTTCTAAGCCTCTGTTCCTAATTCCTATGTAACAGATACattgttcataataataagtaatttgtttcTCCCTTTTCCTCAGTACTCTGGTGCCATGGAAGATCTTCCGTGAGGAGTTGAACAACGTGCACCCGATATCTTCAGGTCTGGAGACGATGGCGTTGAAGACCACCATCGATTTGACGAGTAACGACTTTATATCCAACTTTGAGTTTGATGTGTTTACGAGGTaagatttaataattttcacttattgaaattattgtacgatagtaagatttttatccttagcctgtttgagtgtcccaaTGCCGAGCAAAGGGCTTCCCTGTAATCGTAAGATATTGAGTAAAAACATGCTTGCGTTAAAaccaatattattgtaatatgaGCTCATTAAACATGCCATGCGATGAGTCAAGAGTTATGATTAAGTAAAAATTGGGAATTTTGTTTAGGAAAATCTTAAAGGTTACTGAGATTCTTTAACCATTTCCTAGAATAGGCTAGATATTTGAGACGTAACCCTGAGATAATCTCCACTTTTGTCCtgttaattgtaaaattatatagaaATTCTTGAGTTTTTCTACAGTCGGGTTTACAGTCATACTTAAATTCTGCATTTTTCTCGTTCTATTCTCACTTATAAACTCGAATGTTTCCAGATTATTCCAACCATGGAGCACACTGCTTCGCAACTGGCAACTCTTGGCTGTGACACACCCTGGTTACGTCGCGTTCCTGACTTATGATGAAGTGAAGGCGCTGCTCCAGAAATATATTCATAGGCCTGGCAGTTATGTCTTCCGGTAAGTTTATGGCAGTTTCTTCAGAATTTTGCATATTgttttatgcccggtttctgagtacatttaggcgtagtttatctattcgattgCGTTTTTCTTGTATGGGTTTATATGTGTGTtccagtaatttatttattcaatagcatactattgaataaataaattactggaaccgggggttagtaatgCTAACGTAATTGACTGCCGCGCAGTcgatagtgtatgcgactgcagCGCATATGTAGGTCTCTGGTTCAAATTCTTTGTCGAGCCAAAAAGTATTTCCTGAGTTCATCTGTTAAGAAATTCTCAGATTATCAGCTAggaggatattattattaacgatGGCAAATTGGCGACCCATTCTAAGAAGAAGATAATCATATTTAGTCTGCTTGTTTGTCacaaattctaaaaaatattattggactgTAGTAAAACAGCAGTTGTGTCTGACTTTAggccaaaaatatttgtttatggtCTTCGCTTAGGACTAGCTTGGTGCTTAAAAATGTGCTGGTTTTGTAAAAGATAGTGAAAGGCAGAgatagatatatttataaacacgtTACCTTCTCTTTGTTGATTCTCATGTATAGGTCTCTCTGCGAAACAAATTTCATAGAATTTCACAGGTGCCTAGGGATAATCTAACTGGTATTTAGATATACACAACATAACACCTAGATTTCCCCGAAGGCTTAAGTCATGTAGATGGAAAATTGAAACGTTATTTACGATAGGCTCAATTGAATAAACGTTGTAATTTCGCCGAATATGTGTGAAAATATACCTTCGAATTGAATACTCCTATTGATAATTCTTGGCCAAagttaactaaattattttgtccTCTTCTCTTCTCCTTCTTTCTCTCTTTCTCTTAAGAGAACACAGTAGAAAAACTTACTTTCAAAAAACCTTTTACTATGGAAAATTGCTGAAATTACCAGATTGCATTCGTGATAATTATAATTCCCACAATGATAATGGTGAAACGAGGGTGTGTTTCATACACAGCATATACCTTCTGGTATTACatgcatattatgtatgtaaggatcgtaccaattggCGATCCCTGCTTCTCACTGCCTCTATGGGAAGGAgacgtgattttttttatatttcttcccTACAGCTATTACATGGGCCTCACCATATATGGGATGGGTTTTATGtcatttatgtataaaaactatAGTATAATAACCTTTGATTCCAGGTTATCGTGCACGCGATTGGGCCAATGGGCGATAGGCTACGTTACAGTGGACGGAGAGATACTACAAACGATACCGCAGAACAAGAGTCTTGTGCAAGCACTCCTCGACGGCTATAGAGAGGGATTGTGAGTATTGTACTGTGAAAATATACGTAGACCAGTGTTCTTGTTGTATGATTGTTTGATGTGGGACTGTTGGATTTACAAACGAAACTTTGTTTGcttgcatttttaaataaagctattttaaattaacttatgtTGAGTAAAGCGTACTATTCTACTGCCAAACTAGAGCCATTgtatgcatttttaaataaatatatttaaattaaataataacaacaaaattaattttaatcccGACCTTTTAATAAGAAGTTACTAACTTTGTATTTTCATCAACCTTTGCTTAACTCTGATCGTTAAAAAACATGGTGTTGAAGTGCAAAGTTCGAAAAGTTTATTccttcaaaacaatatttttgaatcaaATGCTAATTAAGAATCGAGGCAAAATATCGGTTAGTATTAAATCTCTGTTTCTCTATTAATGTGCttattttcaaatgtttcaGCTACCTATATCCAGCCGGCACGGACTTGAACCCAGATCTGAGCAGTGCGATAATATCGCCTGCCGAAGACCACATCACTGTTACACAGGAACAATACGAGTTGTATTGTGAAATGGGTTAGTATTTATTTCTGCTCATGAAATTTTCTGAAATATATTAAGTTGATAATCGTATAGTCTAATTACTTACGCAAAAACTAAGAATGAGTAGGATTTTATAACCTTCTAGTGATGCTCGATATAAAGGAAggaattaatttcaaattaattgaatatacaTCCTATATAGcagaaactaacaaaaaattTGGTATCTGCTATATTTATTCTTGAGAATACCATTTGTATTTTACTcctgtaaataattataacctaTGTAATTTTTTCACACTTGTAAGgtaattacaaattacaaaggatgtttaaaatcaatattgaatGGACTgcatacacatattattattggaaGCTAATGTAACTTGTTTAAATTTCAGGAAGCACGTTTCAACTATGCAAGATTTGCGCTGAGAATGATAAAGACATCAGAATAGAACCTTGCGGACACTTGCTTTGCACACCTTGTTTGACTGCGTGGCAAATTGTAAGTATACCTACACAAtaccttaaaaaaattaaaatcatttggctCTTATATACTTAAGACTTAATTccacaaaaaatcttttgaaaattcAGTGTTTTAGTTCGTTGGCATGTGCCTATACTGCgaaactattaaattaatggCACTCCTAAAGTCTGCTTAGGAAACGTTTTACCGCTTTTTCGATTAATGTATTTGAATACACAATGCTATTTGAACAGCTTTTCggaatataatttgtttgacgGAGTTACCAGTAACCTTCTTTAAATCGTTTTTAACTacttataatttcatttaattaatttcgttATGTTTTCTAATGTTACAGGACTCAGAAGGGCAAGGTTGTCCGTTCTGCCGCGCGGAGATCAAAGGCACTGAACAAGTCGTAGTGGATGCATTCGTGCCACCACGCCCGCCTAATACCACTGCTGATAAGTGAGTAGTATTGTCTCTTTCCCGCTTAGTGTGTTTGTTATATGCTAGAAAGAGATACctcaaattaaaaatgtttcgtaAATAAATGGCTATAAGAAATGCGTGTACGTCAACTTTACGTGCACGTATACAAATGGTGGACGTTactcttattaatattatgataaattagactattttcttaataagccgtaacttataattttatttatttgctattttCAGGGCCGTTAACACAAAGACCACAGTCAAAGCTGTGTCATCAAATTCTTCCGGTTCATCCGGATCTTCCGGTTGTAATGGATCAAGTAAGTTCATTTTACTATCGTCTACAAATCTTgtaggattttaattaaatcttaacGACGGTGATGATTGTTGTTGGAAGAAACGTAACGAGTTATTTACAGTCTACCTTACAGTTAAAGACTTAAAATTCCttcaatttatataaagttCATCATTTTCACACATCATATCATAATATGTTTAGAAATTGTCACACTATCGCTTTAGATAAGAACCTGTAAAGATAGTTTTGAAAAgaagatgaataaataaataataaagagttTTCCTGTGTTTAAGTAATTTGCATTATATTATTCCACAGGTGCAGACACAATCTCAGGTAGCGCGAACGGTTGGGCGTCACGAAACACCACGTTTAACGGACTCACAGACGATATCGATGATGCTGAGGTAAGACAatactttcttattattttatactttaaaaccCATCATAAATTACCTCTAGGTCAGGTATTAATCAATACACTAAATAgacttttaaaaaattacaaactttttacaATATCGAAGCCTGGACATAGGTCCCCAAGGACTGTATAAAACTGAATAAGAATTTTTATACAGATCATAAGAAGTAGTATCAGAGTAATTGAAAGGGTAAAAGTGTAATAGTGAAGATGTTTTCTACCTGTATATGTGTCCAAGGCGTAGTAAGTTGCCTCAAACGACCGAGGGGAATAGAAATCCAAGGGAGACGCCTTTGTTCAGTGCGACACTGGAATAGGCAAACAAAAGTTAGGTACCCATTTTGTCCAAAGTGGAAATTGAAGTTTCCGACTTATTAGAATTGAGTAAATCATTCAAAAGTATTCTTAAATCATCCATTTCCCTTGCCTTGTAAAATGTTGGTGTTGTAATGCATGGTTTGCATAttatgtttgtctgtttgttcgtTTGCCGCGTGGCATGACATCAGTTTGTGCTTACAATACGTGCTctctcatttttattatttattactcattttttatttatggttgACGTTTatctgtgatttttaaaattaaatataatatatggttttgttgataatatattgccgaaccgaatgtgcCGACGCGAATATGTGTTTAATAAGCCTAAAAGTATTAAATGGTCCTTGTCAAATTTTTTGGGTGTTTcaaatgcaaattaaaatttcgtGTAATGTGGTATTTGTTCGGTAACACGCTTCGGCATTCTTCGTTAATTTTCCGAGAATTAAATCGCGAGTGTGTTCAATGAGTGAATGAAGCGGCTTAACAGTGACAAAAAATGGAAGCCGGTTTTTGCCGAATATGTGCGAAGATTGCCGAAGACATTATAGTATTTACTGTAAGTcccttttttcttttattattgtcacATCAAAAGTCTATTcatgacattttaaaatcattttaatgtcaaaaatatttcattgtagTATAgtccacatttttttttcaatttagtgCCCGATATCACTcacgacatttttatttaacgtcCTTTCATTTTA from Anticarsia gemmatalis isolate Benzon Research Colony breed Stoneville strain chromosome 26, ilAntGemm2 primary, whole genome shotgun sequence harbors:
- the Cbl gene encoding E3 ubiquitin-protein ligase CBL isoform X2 codes for the protein MAAPRHKSQQKNISSIFSKLHGAFSDAVCPTKLATDKRTLDKTWKLMDKVVKLCQHHKMNLKNSPPFILDILPDTYQRLRVIYSKYEDNMQALNNNEHFNIFIINLIRKCKQAIKLFKEGKEKMFDENSHFRRNLTKLSLVFSHMLSELKAMFPNGTFAGDQFRITKSDAAEFWRTNFGNSTLVPWKIFREELNNVHPISSGLETMALKTTIDLTSNDFISNFEFDVFTRLFQPWSTLLRNWQLLAVTHPGYVAFLTYDEVKALLQKYIHRPGSYVFRLSCTRLGQWAIGYVTVDGEILQTIPQNKSLVQALLDGYREGFYLYPAGTDLNPDLSSAIISPAEDHITVTQEQYELYCEMGSTFQLCKICAENDKDIRIEPCGHLLCTPCLTAWQIDSEGQGCPFCRAEIKGTEQVVVDAFVPPRPPNTTADKAVNTKTTVKAVSSNSSGSSGSSGCNGSSADTISGSANGWASRNTTFNGLTDDIDDAERVRRKSPHA